The nucleotide window ACAGAGTAGTTAACAGAGCTTTTATAAATTTCTATGAAGGCAATAATGAGCGTGCTTACTAATAATCACGTAAATTTAGCTTTTAATCCGAAAAAATATGTATTTAATCGATGAAAATTGCTTTTTGTCTAATATTTACCGCTATTTTAACAAATTAAAATTACATTGGCTTCACCATAACATAAGTAGGTTAAGTTCATGGTAGATTTGGGGCAAAAAAAGGTGAACACTGTTCACCTTTTTTTATGGATTTTTATTAAAGTAATACTTTAGCTTATTTAGCATAAACAAAGTGTTACTTTTAAACTTAATTTTACTTTAAACACAGAGTATCCACGCTTAGACTAATATATAGGTCGTTTGTCCGAAAAATTTAAATATTAAATTATTGTAAACTTATATTTGACTCACCATAACATAAGTAGGTTAAGTTTATGGTAGATTTGGGGCAAAAAAGGTGAACTCTCTGTTCACCTTTTTTCATTTATAACTGTTACATGACTTTTAATTTCAAAACTTAAATCATAAAAAAGCCAGACTGGTTTGTCTGGCTCAAACAATATATTTAACTATTTCTTATTTAGCCTCAGCGTAGCGACGCTCAACTTCATTCCAGTTAATGACCTTAAAAAAAGCGTCGATATAATCTGGTCTTCTGTTTTGATAGTTTAAGTAGTAGGCATGCTCCCAAACATCTAATCCTAAAATTGGTGTGCCACCGCAACTAACGCCTGGCATTAGTGGATTGTCTTGATTTGGAGTAGAGCAAACCTCAACCTTACCGCCTTTGTGTACGCACAACCAAGCCCAACCTGAACCAAATTGTGTAGCTGCAGCTTTTGAAAAAGCTTCAATAAAGGCATCTTTAGAACCAAATTCTGCTTCAATAGCATCTTTTAATTCTCCAGATAAATAACCTCTATCTTCAGGATTCATTACATCCCAAAATAAAGAGTGGTTATAAAAACCACCGCCATTATTTCTTACACCACTGTTATCCATATCTAGATTAGTCAAGATATCTTCAATAGATTTTCCTTCTAGATCAGTACCTTCAATGGCAGCATTTAACTTTGTTGTGTAACCATTGTGATGTTTAGTATGATGGATTTCCATTGTACGTGCATCAATATGTGGTTCTAGTGCATCATATGCATATTTTAATTTTGGTAATTCAAAAGCCATAGTGTGTATGTTTTT belongs to Winogradskyella sp. J14-2 and includes:
- a CDS encoding superoxide dismutase, with product MAFELPKLKYAYDALEPHIDARTMEIHHTKHHNGYTTKLNAAIEGTDLEGKSIEDILTNLDMDNSGVRNNGGGFYNHSLFWDVMNPEDRGYLSGELKDAIEAEFGSKDAFIEAFSKAAATQFGSGWAWLCVHKGGKVEVCSTPNQDNPLMPGVSCGGTPILGLDVWEHAYYLNYQNRRPDYIDAFFKVINWNEVERRYAEAK